A stretch of DNA from Vibrio rhizosphaerae:
AATTCGTGCGATTGGTTGAAACCTATGTTTCCAAATATGAGTTTTGTATCATTATCAACCGCACTGCTGAGATTGACTCAAACTAAAAACCTTTATTTTTGCGTGCCGTAACGGTATCGTCTGTCAAAATTACCCTATCACAATGTCGGGCAATCACAGGCCGGACAAGTCAAAGGACAGTATGCATAAAACAATACATCAGTGGAAAAAGATTGCTTTGGTTGAAGAAGAAATCATGCTGCCAACTCAACGTCCTATTCTGCATACGACGATTATTCATCCCGGAGCCGCCGTAATCCTGCCGGTCAATCAGTACGGAGAAATTGTCATGCTACGGCAATTTCGTCCCTCGATTCGAAAATGGCTCCTTGAATTACCAGCCGGAACCCGTGAAGATTCGGAGACACCGCTCGCATGTGCACAGCGAGAGCTCGCCGAAGAAACCGGCTATCTTGCCAGTGAATGGGCCGATTTGGGTCAACTGACGCCTCTTGCCGGTTTCTGTGATGAAATTCAGCACCTGTTTGTCGCGAAAGGCCTTTCTGTCACGCGTGATTACCAACGCGACGACGATGAAGTGATCGAGGTGTTCTGTCTGTCGGTTGCCGCACTGGAACAAAAGATCATTGATGGTGAAATTACCGATACTAAAACCATTGCCTGCCTGAGCAAGGCCAAACTGTGCGGGTATCTATGATATCAACTTATCAGTGTCCCGGCTGATAAATCGGAATACCATCAAAACAGCACGTTCAAAATTTGGATACAATCAGAGCATGCTCAACATTGGAATCCTGTAACAACAAAACATCGAAATGGCCATAAAAAGACAAGGGCGCAGAAGCGCCCAGGATGCAGAACAGACCCGTCAGCAAATTTTACAGATTGCGACTGAGCTGTTTTGTGAATTGGGTTATGCACAAGTCTCTCTTCGCACTATCAGCGAAAAAGTAGGGATTTCACATAGCCTGATTCGTCATCACTTCGGCAGTAAAGAGCAAATTTGGTATAACATCAGTGACAATATGCACCGGTACATTACTCATTATTGTCAAACCATACTCATGCATTTACCGAAAGACATGCCGGTCAACGAACTTCTTTACCAATTTATTGTTCGTATGTTGGCTTTCACTCTCATTAATAAACAACCGATTCAGTTGATGGCGGATGTGGTGCGTCAGAAAGGCAAACGCTTCGACTATTTTATTGATCAATCGGGTGAAGTAGAGAAACTGATTTTTCATCTGGCTGAAGATTACAACCAACGATTCCCGGAACACGCCATTAAAATTTGGGAAATCAAATGGCACATGATCATGTTTGCACATGGCGCGGCTTCACTCGAACCGTTCTTGCATGAAACTTGGTCACAGGAATGTGAGACGGAAAACGAATGTCTGCTGAAACATTGGCAGATGTGCAATGAAATCATGGCAAAAAAATTGATGATCCCCGCATCATCCCGTTTACAGCCACTGCGGCTTGAAGAGCTGGTGATTCAACTGGACGCCTCCTGTCTCACGGCCCAATCAATTTGATTGAACGGCAATCAGTCATCCTTTTTCAATTCATGTCCGTATTGGGACCTTCGTCGTGGTACAAGGATGACTGATTTTTCAGAAGGTGCTACATATCTGGATAGCCATCCGGATTATTGGACTGCCAACGCCAGCTATCCTGAACCATATCATCTAATGAGCGGGTGGCACGCCATCCCAGTTCCTGAATGGCTTTAGCGGGGTTAGCCCAACACGCCGCAATATCCCCCGGACGACGTTCAACCAATTGATAAGGAATCGGTTGGCCACATGCTTTTTCAAATGCATGCACCATATCCAGCACACTATAACCCACCCCTGTTCCGAGGTTGTAGACATGTAATCCGCCTTTAGTACCGACGTTTTGCAGCGCAGCAATATGTCCGTCGGCAAGATCCATCACATGAATATAGTCCCGAACTCCGGTCCCATCTTTCGTCGGATAGTCGTTTCCAAAGATAGAAAGGCACTCGCGGCGTCCTACCGCAACTTGTGCTACAAATGGCATCAGGTTGTTTGGAATTCCCTGCGGATCTTCCCCGATGTCACCCGAAGGGTGTGAACCGACCGGATTAAAATAACGCAGTAAAGTAATACTCCAGTCCGGATTCGCGTGTTGAAAGTCCGTGAGACATTCCTCAACGATTAATTTACTTCTGCCATACGGGTTAGTCGCCTGGGTCGGAAAGTCTTCGAGGATAGGCACGGAAGCCGGATCGCCATAAACCGTTGCCGATGAACTGAAAATTAACGTTTTGACATTCGCAATCCGCATCGCGTCAACCAGTACCAGAGTGCCACTCACATTATTTTCATAATATTCCAGAGGTTTCTGAACCGATTCGCCAACCGCTTTTAAACCCGCAAAGTGAATCACCGCATCAATCTGGTACTCATTCATCACTTCAATCAATAAACTGCGGTCTCGAACATCGCCACGGACAAAAACAGGTCGATAACCTGCAATTTTCTCAATACGTTCCAAAACGGCCGGTTTGCTATTGTAGAGATTGTCTAAAATCACAGGCGTCATGCCTGCCTCAATCATTTGAATACAAGTATGGCTGCCAATATAGCCCATACCGCCGGTAATCAATACATTCATTGCCTAGCCTCTCCCATATAAAACGGACATGGGCGTATGTTACTACACCCATGTCATCGTAAAGTCATTCTAGCCTGAAATTTCTGCGACATCTGTCCGGATTATAAGAATCATCTTGCAAATTCAGACAGATGTCACGAAGGGAATGGCACTAGCAACCAATAATCTTTGCAAGTTCAATGGGATAACCACGTGCCAGAGCCAAATCAATCGCAAACTGTTCGATTTTATCTGCTTCGAGCGAAAGACTCACGGGATGCTGTTGCTCAATCGAAACTGATGTGGTGTGATCGGCGAACTGCCAGTGCAACATCAACTTTCTCGCAGCTTCCAAAGCCGATGAACCTTTGACGATTTCAATCCGGGCATAATGGTAACCACTAAACGACACATCGGCAGCGCGCAACGTCTCATCTTCACCCGGAATCTGCTGAGCACCAAACAGCGGCTTGCCATCAGGATAAGCGCGACAATAGTCAGGTATAAACTTACCGATATGTGCAATCGCCTGACGCGTTCTCGCTTCCACCACCTCATCCGGCCAACCATCGGTCAGCTTGAGCTGCAACACCTCCGGCAAAACCGGTTGTGATGACTGCACGGAGCTCCGTGTTAGTCCGTCATCAAATAAGGTGATCGCTTTTGTCATACCATGCAACTGGAAAACCCCGTCAGCATACGGTGTAAGCTGAGCCATTCCCTGCGGCGTGCCACGCTGACCATGAAAGATCACCTCGGGCCAGAGACCCTGCTCATCCGGCCATTTGGCAATATAAGCCGCTTTGAATTCAGCCATTCGGTATTGAGGATTTTGAGTCAGATCATCCAACTTACCGGTCTCATATCCACAGGCATTGACCAAATAATCCACAACCATTGTATGGGATTGTAACGCTTGATCATGATAGGTCAAATGCCACTGCCCCTCGTGCAACTGCGCATCAACCAACGTACTATTGGTTAACAATTGACAATGAGGTAACTGCTGAAGCGTCAACATCGCGGTTGCAGCAAGACGGAAAACGCTCCAACCATATTCTTGGACCGCAATCACAGGGTACTGAATCAGATCCAAATCCACCCGTTGGGCAAAAGGAATCAGCCAGTCATCCATCCCGGCCGGCTCACTGGGCTGGGAACACAAACGGAGCCGTTCTAAATCCACCCGTTCATAAAGGCGATAATATTCCTCCGGCGGCCCCAACACCTCATTGTGGGGGTCCTGCCGAACCATAGCCTGATAAGCCTGCCTGACCGCTTCTAATCGGGGTATTAATGCTTGAGGATGTTCGGGATCCGAGGTTGGTGTCGCGATCACAGTCGGACGCTTATTGATGGTATGCCGATAGAGTCGAATGGTCTCAACAGACTGTCGTAACAATTCCAGACACTGTTGTTGAGAGATCTCTCGGTATAGATTTCCCCCGGCATGCAGATGACAGATTGGCGGGCCATTGACCAAACTCGGGCCACGTTCCATCAGAACGACGTCTAAGCCCTGTTCACCTAAATGAACCGCAGCCGTCGCTCCCGCAACGCCACCACCAATAATCGCAATCCGAGGTTTTTGGCGATTCGATGAATTATTCTGCATCATTACTCTATCTTGTCTGACGTGTCCACATTGTATATGCACAAAAACTTAATTTAAATCACATTTTTGCTAGGGTTTTCCTTGAATCATCCATTCACCTGCAAGAATAATTTTTTCAAAAAAAATACTTGACGAGAACTCTATATCCCTCGAATTTAGTGTTTCTAACCCGGCAAAACTCACGGTAACATATTGAATGTACACATGTGATGTCTTAAATCATCACTCGGGTTTGTCCACTTATCCCAAACTTTATCCACTGTTTTTGTGGATAACTGCTCTGACAACCCAACATTCAATCCCCAGTCCGGTGAGTCCAACAATCAGGCGGTGAACAGATATTTTTACCAAGGCATCCATGACGACTGACATGAGGCCTGATAATTACCTTGCGACGTACTTAAGTAGTAGTGATTGTCACGCAACACATACGCCACACCGATAACCCGATATTGATCTTCGGCCGTAGGGAATATCACATATTCAGCCGCGTCCTGCCCATAATACGGCGGTTGATATTGCACAAAGATATTGGTCTTGACTCCGTAAGGCTGATGCTCTCGCACGAGTGTGACTTTCCCCTCATGAATATCATTGGAATATTCCGTGATTTTTGCAGCCCGCGTTGTACTATCCCATGCGATGGTTTTTATCCCAAATTCACTCGCTTCTAACTGGCAAACCGTCGATTTGGCGACAACCACAGGGCTAAGAAAAATCAACAGACTGGTGAACATCGGTTTTTGCATCATTTGCCTCTGAAATCTAACATTCGGTTCATCCGACTGAATGCACTAAATGTGCAAAGCCGTTTGCTACTAAACTCGTTTCCATAATTGAAAGCACGTGTCGGCTCGTGTCCGCAGCGATCAGATCAGATTGCGTTTTCTGCCCGAGAATTAACGCAGACATATGTTCGATCTCATATTCAAATCCACCCCCGCTCGCAGGTGCAGTGATTTGATGGTTTTTGCCTTGATAATAAAGGTCAATCGTTTGTGGATTCCACCATTTGTCATGGATGATGATTTCCACCTCAGGCCCTTGAATGATAGCTTCGCGCTTGAGATCTCGCGTAATTGAAGCCCCGATGCGCCCATGAATCTCACCATCAAATATGAATTCAACACTTTCATCGACTTCAGACTGAACATTATCTTGTATATATTTCACTGTCGGTTGAAGCACCGTGCTTTGCGTAAGTTGGCATAAATCAACATAGAGCCATAACGCATATACGCCGACATCCAGCGTTGCGCCACCACATAAATCAGGATCGAATATTCTCAGTTGACGATCGAAATCATGGTGATTACCAAAAGCCGCTTCAACCGAATTGATTTTGATATGATTATCCTGAATAAACCGGCGCAGTCGCTGATAAGCCGGGAACACGACTGATTTCATCGCTTCAACTAACAATAACCCTTGCTCTTGCGCCAGCAAGAACATGGCATCCCAATCCGCAACATTGGTAAAGGCTGGCTTTTCAACCAATACGTGTTTGCCGTGTTTGAGGAACAGTTCCACCATACTGCGATGACAAGGATGAATGGTTGCGATATAAACGACCTCAACGTTCGGGTCTTGTGCAAGGGCGAGATAGGAGCCATAACTTCTCGGACACCTGTATTGATTGGCGAATGCGTCCGCCCGCGATTGTTCTTGTGCTGCGACTGCATATAACTCACCGTTCGCGACGTGCTGCGTCAGGTCTTTGACAAAACGATGGGCGATTTGACCTAATCCCGCAATTCCCCAACGAACCTTCCTATGAATCATGGACATCCCTCACCAAGCGACCATTCAAAATGAGCCACAATACTACCGTGACCATTCCGAGTATCAAGTATAACGACTTGAATTGGCGTGAAGGTTTGGCTGAAAACGTTCGGGACAGAGCAAAATGAGGGCGGTGTTACATCAGCCCTCGATTCGACTGGTCATCGACCGGGAAGGGATGGAAATCAGCATCAAGCCCGAGACATTTAGCCTGCATCCAGTTGAGACCGAACCACAGACAAACATTCCTCGGCTCTACGTTTACGCCGGTCACGATGACTCAAATATGCCAATGGCACAATAATGAACAAAGCACCAATCACTAAGAAGAAATCAATTGACTCATGGAAGACCACCCAGCCCAGAATAACCGCAAACAGTAAACCGGAGTATTCGGCACTACTCACTTGGCTGGACGCGACATAGCGATAACCTTGCAGACACGCCAAGCTATATATCATTGAGCATACCGCAGATGCCGCCGCGTAAAGTAAGCCACTAAAATGCCAGGGGTCGTTTTCCCAGAACGCCAGAGCCGCCGTCAGTGGCAAGGCTGACACATGCGTAATGAGTAGCCCAAAGAACAAATTTTGGTTTTTCGGCAGCTTGCGGATCAATAAACTGTTTGTCGCCAGCAGCACAGAAAATACCACCGCACTGATCATCCCCCAGCTCACTTCCGAAGGGCGTAGAATAATTAACACCCCGACAAAACCAGAGCAGGCCGCAATCACGATGCCTGTGGTAATTTTCTCCTTAAAGAAAATTCCGGCAAATAAAACAATCAGAATCGGGGCGATATAAAACACCGCATTGGCTGTTGCAAGGGGTAACTGGGACAAAGAAATGATCAACAAAATACTCGCCAATACCCAAAGATTGCCTCTTAATACGTGTAATTTCAGGCCGACCTCCGCCTTAAAATTGATATGCTTATAGGCCAATGGCAGCAGGATCAGACAAATCATCACCAGACGCATCAACGTAAACTGATACGCTGACATACTACTGCCCGCCATCTTGATAAACACATCACACAAAGTCGCGAACAAGTTTCCGATCACCAGAATCAAAATAGCGCTACTCACCGTTTTCCCAGACATTTCCCCTGCCCATATCGATAAAAGCCTCAAGAATGACAGTCTAATCTCGACTTCAGTGACGATAAAATGATATATCCTGACTTAGTATTCATTTTTTGGATAATAAAAATGCTGCCACCACTAAAAGCCTTACCCGTATTTGAAGCGGTTGCCCGATTAAACAGTTTTTCGCTTGCTGCGCAGGAGCTTAATCTCAGCCAAAGTGCGGTGTCTCATCAGATCCGCGTCTTGGAAAACCACTTGGGCGAAAGTCTCTTCCACCGTCAAGGCCGTTATCTCAGCCTGACACCAGAGGGAAAACATTATCTGGATGCGATCAGCAGCTCTTTATCACAAATTGCTCACGCAAGCAGCCTGATACGCGGGGAAAGTGAAACCAAAGTCAGAATTGCCGTCTATAGTTCTTTTGCCGTTTGCTGGTTAATGCCACGCCTGCCCGATCTGATGAGGTTGCATCCGAATTTGGATATCAGCATCACAATGTCACACAGCTTGCTC
This window harbors:
- a CDS encoding NUDIX hydrolase gives rise to the protein MHKTIHQWKKIALVEEEIMLPTQRPILHTTIIHPGAAVILPVNQYGEIVMLRQFRPSIRKWLLELPAGTREDSETPLACAQRELAEETGYLASEWADLGQLTPLAGFCDEIQHLFVAKGLSVTRDYQRDDDEVIEVFCLSVAALEQKIIDGEITDTKTIACLSKAKLCGYL
- a CDS encoding TetR/AcrR family transcriptional regulator; this encodes MAIKRQGRRSAQDAEQTRQQILQIATELFCELGYAQVSLRTISEKVGISHSLIRHHFGSKEQIWYNISDNMHRYITHYCQTILMHLPKDMPVNELLYQFIVRMLAFTLINKQPIQLMADVVRQKGKRFDYFIDQSGEVEKLIFHLAEDYNQRFPEHAIKIWEIKWHMIMFAHGAASLEPFLHETWSQECETENECLLKHWQMCNEIMAKKLMIPASSRLQPLRLEELVIQLDASCLTAQSI
- the galE gene encoding UDP-glucose 4-epimerase GalE, translating into MNVLITGGMGYIGSHTCIQMIEAGMTPVILDNLYNSKPAVLERIEKIAGYRPVFVRGDVRDRSLLIEVMNEYQIDAVIHFAGLKAVGESVQKPLEYYENNVSGTLVLVDAMRIANVKTLIFSSSATVYGDPASVPILEDFPTQATNPYGRSKLIVEECLTDFQHANPDWSITLLRYFNPVGSHPSGDIGEDPQGIPNNLMPFVAQVAVGRRECLSIFGNDYPTKDGTGVRDYIHVMDLADGHIAALQNVGTKGGLHVYNLGTGVGYSVLDMVHAFEKACGQPIPYQLVERRPGDIAACWANPAKAIQELGWRATRSLDDMVQDSWRWQSNNPDGYPDM
- a CDS encoding FAD-dependent oxidoreductase, which translates into the protein MQNNSSNRQKPRIAIIGGGVAGATAAVHLGEQGLDVVLMERGPSLVNGPPICHLHAGGNLYREISQQQCLELLRQSVETIRLYRHTINKRPTVIATPTSDPEHPQALIPRLEAVRQAYQAMVRQDPHNEVLGPPEEYYRLYERVDLERLRLCSQPSEPAGMDDWLIPFAQRVDLDLIQYPVIAVQEYGWSVFRLAATAMLTLQQLPHCQLLTNSTLVDAQLHEGQWHLTYHDQALQSHTMVVDYLVNACGYETGKLDDLTQNPQYRMAEFKAAYIAKWPDEQGLWPEVIFHGQRGTPQGMAQLTPYADGVFQLHGMTKAITLFDDGLTRSSVQSSQPVLPEVLQLKLTDGWPDEVVEARTRQAIAHIGKFIPDYCRAYPDGKPLFGAQQIPGEDETLRAADVSFSGYHYARIEIVKGSSALEAARKLMLHWQFADHTTSVSIEQQHPVSLSLEADKIEQFAIDLALARGYPIELAKIIGC
- a CDS encoding Gfo/Idh/MocA family protein, giving the protein MIHRKVRWGIAGLGQIAHRFVKDLTQHVANGELYAVAAQEQSRADAFANQYRCPRSYGSYLALAQDPNVEVVYIATIHPCHRSMVELFLKHGKHVLVEKPAFTNVADWDAMFLLAQEQGLLLVEAMKSVVFPAYQRLRRFIQDNHIKINSVEAAFGNHHDFDRQLRIFDPDLCGGATLDVGVYALWLYVDLCQLTQSTVLQPTVKYIQDNVQSEVDESVEFIFDGEIHGRIGASITRDLKREAIIQGPEVEIIIHDKWWNPQTIDLYYQGKNHQITAPASGGGFEYEIEHMSALILGQKTQSDLIAADTSRHVLSIMETSLVANGFAHLVHSVG
- a CDS encoding DMT family transporter translates to MSGKTVSSAILILVIGNLFATLCDVFIKMAGSSMSAYQFTLMRLVMICLILLPLAYKHINFKAEVGLKLHVLRGNLWVLASILLIISLSQLPLATANAVFYIAPILIVLFAGIFFKEKITTGIVIAACSGFVGVLIILRPSEVSWGMISAVVFSVLLATNSLLIRKLPKNQNLFFGLLITHVSALPLTAALAFWENDPWHFSGLLYAAASAVCSMIYSLACLQGYRYVASSQVSSAEYSGLLFAVILGWVVFHESIDFFLVIGALFIIVPLAYLSHRDRRKRRAEECLSVVRSQLDAG